In one window of Falco cherrug isolate bFalChe1 chromosome 10, bFalChe1.pri, whole genome shotgun sequence DNA:
- the ZNF335 gene encoding zinc finger protein 335 isoform X3 — MEENAVESSSDAAPQAAREEPSESGLGVGTSEAVSADSSDAASGPGPLSGVDDSGVGQSSDSSGVSLEEVSESSSSTDAIPRIYLPDSSSVAQSTLVSSVSTVSQSIMVSESPQVLVHSSVITDGATIVSDSTASTSSDLGSAIDKIIESTIGPDIIQSCIAVTSAEDGGAETTQYLILQGPDDGAPMVSQMATSALANSLMIEAVADGPTSTCLDQPGPSDPSEQLEVLELPTRPDQAREVDGGEELDQPDMETLEEMMEVVVVQQFKCKMCQYKNVSKKTLINHMKERHFQPVGSALALKKGRPRKGGSAPKTAEEEVPEEEEDDDIMDAGAIDDPEEDSDYNPAEDEPRGRQPKYSRTVPTSSEERPRRRPGRPRKFPRLEDMPQDVPEGGEVEPLVTSQSTPSRELQNSEAASSSCLENGTSESLAEPSISQSDSKNKDPSSNTGPEEADVIPRRRGRPSRRFLGKKYRKYYYKSPKPLMRPYLCRICGSRFLTHDDLRFHVNSHEANDPQLFKCLQCNYRSRRWSSLKEHMFNHVGSKPYKCEECNYTSVYKKDVIRHSTVHSRDRKKRADPPPKLNSFPCPVCNRIYPMQKRLTQHMKTHSTEKPHMCDKCGKSFKKRYTFKMHLLTHIQAIANRRFKCEFCDYICEDKKVLLNHQLSHMNDKPYKCSFCKYSTFREDFLVSHMAVKHTGGKPFACEFCHFTTKHKKNLRLHVHCRHADSFEEWAQRHPEEPPCRRRPFFTLQQIEELKQQHSQVQASAEPEATPPGHLGTVTYHAVQAVLDTEPPILSQDSLGGATVIFERGVAGSAELATQTALDLLLNMSTQRELATGSLQVAVVKPDDSGEVRGTCEPQAQEEGAEMDSKEQQQQQKLVTLHMAEPGETLVQEAYEEATLGGSELQQITIPFGGTTEYSIITPISEEIQAPGTLYSSEEESPAEASHTVVLNEAVMTEVAPKDQNNHYVMSSGIPGSQFHHIEPLSGDAAFPLPAEGQEAQPTGIKWPLVQCVTRQLQKDSSLSPASEGQEISSPKVKWPVLQGMAKKLSCKVSTAKKLSCKISTAKKFSCKICTALFTGRAEMERHKRAHIGPSTFKCPDCPFTAALWPEVRSHMVQHASLRPHKCAHCSFASKNKKDLRRHMLTHTNEKPFSCPICGQRFNRNGHLKFHMQRLHSSEGKRPGVPAAAAQQTIILNSDEDTLATLQTALQSGQAVLAPERLQQALGQEHIIVAQEQSITSQEEAAYIQEITTADGQTVQHLVTSDNQVQYIIAQDGVQHLLPHEYVVVPEGHHIQVQDGQITHIQYEQGSQFLQEPQFQYMPVSPEQQLVTQAQLEAAAHSAVSAVADAAMAQAQGVFTAEATAEIEELQEGIHYDVITLTD, encoded by the exons ATGGAGGAGAATGCGGTGGAGAGCAGCAGCGACGCGGCTCCGCAGGCAGCGCGGGAGGAGCCCTCCGAGAGCGGCCTGGGCGTCGGGACCTCGGAGGCCGTGTCGGCAGACAGCAGCGACGCCGCCTCGGGCCCCGGCCCGCTTTCCGGGGTGGATGACTCGGGCGTGGGCCAGAGCTCCGACAGCAGCGGGGTCTCCCTG GAAGAGGTGTCGGAGAGTAGCTCAAGCACAGATGCCATTCCCCGGATTTACCTGCCAGATTCATCTTCTGTTGCCCAGTCCACCTTGGTCTCCAGTGTCTCCACTGTGAGCCAGTCCATCATGGTGTCAGAGTCCCCACAAGTCCTGGTTCACTCCAGCGTCATCACTGATGGAGCCACAATTGTGTCAGACTCCACTGCGTCCACTTCCTCGGACCTAGGTTCTGCCATTGACAAAATCATTGAGTCCACAATTGGACCTGACATCATCCAGA GCTGCATCGCTGTGACCAGTGCAGAGGATGGCGGGGCTGAGACTACGCAGTACCTCATTCTACAAGGCCCGGATGATG GTGCTCCCATGGTGTCCCAGATGGCCACTTCTGCTTTGGCCAATAGCTTGATGATAGAAGCTGTTGCTGATGGACCTACCTCCACGTGCCTTGACCAGCCCGGACCTTCAGACCCTTCTGAGCAGTTGGAAGTGCTGGAGCTACCCACACGGCCAGATCAGGCCCGAGAGGTGGATGGTGGGGAGGAGCTGGACCAGCCAGACATGGAAACCCTGGAAGAGATGATGGAGGTGGTTGTGGTGCAGCAGTTCAAGTGCAAGATGTGTCAGTACAAGAATGTCTCCAAGAAGACGCTAATTAACCACATGAAAGAGCGGCACTTCCAACCAG TGGGTTCAGCTCTGGCTTTGAAGAAAGGACGTCCACGGaaggggggatctgctccaaAGACTGCGGAGGAGGAGGTcccagaagaagaagaagatgaCGATATCATGGATGCTGGTGCTATTGATGACCCTGAAG AGGACAGTGACTATAACCCAGCTGAGGATGAGCCTCGTGGGCGACAGCCCAAGTACAGCCGCACTGTCCCCACATCCAGTGAGGAGAGGCCACGTCGACGCCCAGGGAGACCCCGCAAGTTTCCTCGTCTGGAGGACATGCCCCAGGATGTGCCTGAAG GAGGGGAGGTGGAGCCCTTAGTGACATCCCAAAGCACACCGAGCCGTGAGCTGCAGAACTCTGAAGCAGCCAGTTCCTCGTGCCTGGAGAACGGGACCAGTGAGAgcctggcagagcccagcaTCAGCCAGTCTGACTCCAAGAACAAGGACCCTTCCTCTAACACCGGCCCCGAGGAGGCAGATGTCATCCCCAGGAGGCGAGGGCGGCCCTCCCGCCGCTTCCTGGGCAAGAAATACCGCAA GTACTACTACAAGTCACCCAAGCCCCTGATGAGGCCCTACCTGTGTCGGATTTGTGGCTCACGTTTCCTCACGCATGATGATCTGCGTTTCCATGTCAACTCACACGAAGCCAATGACCCGCAGCTCTTCAAGTGTCTCCAGTGCAACTACCGCTCCCGGCGCTGGTCCTCCCTCAAG GAACATATGTTCAACCATGTGGGCAGCAAGCCCTACAAGTGTGAGGAGTGTAATTACACCAGTGTGTACAAGAAGGATGTCATCCGGCACTCCACAGTGCACAGCCGGGACAG gaaaaagagagCTGATCCG ccccCAAAGCTGAACTCCTTCCCATGCCCTGTATGCAACCGTATCTACCCCATGCAGAAGAGGCTTACCCAGCACATGAAGacacacagcacagagaaaccaCACATGTGTGATAAG TGTGGAAAGTCCTTTAAGAAGCGCTACACCTTCAAGATGCACCTGCTGACACACATCCAGGCCATTGCCAACCGCAG GTTCAAGTGCGAGTTCTGTGACTACATCTGTGAGGACAAGAAGGTCCTGCTGAACCACCAGCTGTCACACATGAACGACAAGCCCTACAAGTGTAGCTTCTGCAAGTACTCCACCTTCCGGGAGGACTTCCTGGTCTCACACATGGCTGTCAAGCACACGG GAGGGAAGCCATTTGCTTGTGAGTTCTGTCACTTCACCACCAAGCACAAGAAGAACCTGCGCCTCCACGTGCACTGCCGCCATGCCGACTCCTTTGAGGAGTGGGCACAGAGGCACCCTGAGGAGCCaccctgccgccgccgccccttCTTCACACTGCAGCAGATTGaggagctgaagcagcagcacagccaggtgCAGGCCTCGGCTGAGCCAGAGGCCACCCCACCG gGGCATCTTGGCACTGTCACCTACCATGCGGTCCAGGCCGTCCTGGACACGGAGCCCCCCATCCTCTCGCAGGATTCCCTGGGAGGAGCCACCGTCATTTTTGAACGAG GTGTGGCTGGATCAGCAGAACTGGCCACGCAGACTGCCCTGGATCTCCTGCTGAACATGAGCACTCAGAGAGAGCTGGCCACGGGCTCACTGCAG gtggCAGTGGTGAAGCCAGATGATTCAGGAGAGGTTCGGGGCACCTGTGAGCCTCAGGCAcaggaggagggggcagagATGGACTctaaggagcagcagcagcagcagaaattgGTGACGCTGCACatggcagagcctggggagaCGCTGGTGCAGGAGGCTTACGAGGAGGCAACCCTGGGTGGCTCGGAGTTGCAGCAGATCACTATCCCCTTTGGCGGGACAACAGAGTACAGTATCATCACACCCATCAGTGAGGAGATTCAGGCTCCAGGCACGCTGTACAG CAGTGAGGAGGAGAGTCCTGCGGAGGCTTCCCACACGGTTGTGCTGAATGAAGCTGTGATGACAGAAGTTGCTCCGAAAGACCAAAACAATCACTATGTCATGTCATCTGGCATTCCGGGGAGCCAGTTCCATCACATTGAG CCCCTCAGCGGGGATGCTGCCTTTCCCTTGCCTGCGGAAGGCCAGGAGGCACAGCCCACCGGCATCAAATGGCCCCTGGTGCAGTGTGTCACCAGGCAGCTCCAGAAGGACTCATCTTTATCCCCAGCCTCCGAGGGGCAGGAAATCTCATCCCCAAAGGTCAAGTGGCCTGTGCTCCAAGGCATGGCCAAGAAGCTCTCATGCAAGGTTTCCACAGCCAAGAAGCTCTCGTGCAAGATTTCCACAGCCAAAAAGTTTTCATGCAAGATTTGCACAGCCCTGTTCACAGGGAGAGCAGAAATGGAGCGTCACAAGAGAGCCCACATTGGGCCCAGCACCTTCAAGTGTCCCGACTGTCCATTCACTGCAGCCCTCTGGCCAGAGGTTCGG AGCCACATGGTCCAACATGCCAGCCTTCGGCCACACAAGTGCGCCCACTGCAGCTTTGCCTCCAAGAACAAGAAGGACTTGCGCAGGCACATGCTGACACACACCAATGAGAAGCCCTTTTCCTGCCCCATCTGTGGACAGAG GTTCAACCGTAATGGGCACCTCAAGTTCCACATGCAGCGTTTGCACAGCTCAGAGGGGAAGAGGCCAGGGGTGCCCgcggctgctgcccagcagacCATCATACTGAACAGCGACGAGGACACACTGGCCACCCTGCAGA CGGCTTTGCAGTCTGGCCAGGCGGTGCTGGCTCCCGAGCGGCTGCAGCAGGCTCTAGGGCAGGAACACATCATTGTCGCACAGGAGCAGAGCATCACGAGTCAG GAAGAGGCTGCATACATCCAGGAGATCACAACTGCTGACGGACAGACAGTACAGCACTTGGTGACCTCTGACAACCAG GTTCAGTACATTATTGCCCAGGATGGCGTGCAACACTTGCTTCCCCACGAGTATGTTGTTGTCCCAGAGGGACATCACATCCAG GTACAGGATGGTCAGATCACGCACATCCAGTATGAGCAGGGCAGCCAGTTCCTCCAGGAACCGCAG TTCCAGTACATGCCTGTCTCACCTGAGCAGCAGCTTGTCACCCAGGCgcagctggaagcagctgcacACTCGGCTGTCTCAG cGGTGGCTGATGCTGCGATGGCCCAGGCGCAGGGTGTGTTCACCGCTGAGGCAACAGCTGAGATcgaggagctgcaggaggggatcCACTACGATGTCATCACGCTGACGGACTAG
- the ZNF335 gene encoding zinc finger protein 335 isoform X1 has product MEENAVESSSDAAPQAAREEPSESGLGVGTSEAVSADSSDAASGPGPLSGVDDSGVGQSSDSSGVSLEEVSESSSSTDAIPRIYLPDSSSVAQSTLVSSVSTVSQSIMVSESPQVLVHSSVITDGATIVSDSTASTSSDLGSAIDKIIESTIGPDIIQSCIAVTSAEDGGAETTQYLILQGPDDGAPMVSQMATSALANSLMIEAVADGPTSTCLDQPGPSDPSEQLEVLELPTRPDQAREVDGGEELDQPDMETLEEMMEVVVVQQFKCKMCQYKNVSKKTLINHMKERHFQPVGSALALKKGRPRKGGSAPKTAEEEVPEEEEDDDIMDAGAIDDPEEDSDYNPAEDEPRGRQPKYSRTVPTSSEERPRRRPGRPRKFPRLEDMPQDVPEGGEVEPLVTSQSTPSRELQNSEAASSSCLENGTSESLAEPSISQSDSKNKDPSSNTGPEEADVIPRRRGRPSRRFLGKKYRKYMGRRYYYKSPKPLMRPYLCRICGSRFLTHDDLRFHVNSHEANDPQLFKCLQCNYRSRRWSSLKEHMFNHVGSKPYKCEECNYTSVYKKDVIRHSTVHSRDRKKRADPPPKLNSFPCPVCNRIYPMQKRLTQHMKTHSTEKPHMCDKCGKSFKKRYTFKMHLLTHIQAIANRRFKCEFCDYICEDKKVLLNHQLSHMNDKPYKCSFCKYSTFREDFLVSHMAVKHTGGKPFACEFCHFTTKHKKNLRLHVHCRHADSFEEWAQRHPEEPPCRRRPFFTLQQIEELKQQHSQVQASAEPEATPPGHLGTVTYHAVQAVLDTEPPILSQDSLGGATVIFERGVAGSAELATQTALDLLLNMSTQRELATGSLQVAVVKPDDSGEVRGTCEPQAQEEGAEMDSKEQQQQQKLVTLHMAEPGETLVQEAYEEATLGGSELQQITIPFGGTTEYSIITPISEEIQAPGTLYSSEEESPAEASHTVVLNEAVMTEVAPKDQNNHYVMSSGIPGSQFHHIEPLSGDAAFPLPAEGQEAQPTGIKWPLVQCVTRQLQKDSSLSPASEGQEISSPKVKWPVLQGMAKKLSCKVSTAKKLSCKISTAKKFSCKICTALFTGRAEMERHKRAHIGPSTFKCPDCPFTAALWPEVRSHMVQHASLRPHKCAHCSFASKNKKDLRRHMLTHTNEKPFSCPICGQRFNRNGHLKFHMQRLHSSEGKRPGVPAAAAQQTIILNSDEDTLATLQTALQSGQAVLAPERLQQALGQEHIIVAQEQSITSQEEAAYIQEITTADGQTVQHLVTSDNQVQYIIAQDGVQHLLPHEYVVVPEGHHIQVQDGQITHIQYEQGSQFLQEPQFQYMPVSPEQQLVTQAQLEAAAHSAVSAVADAAMAQAQGVFTAEATAEIEELQEGIHYDVITLTD; this is encoded by the exons ATGGAGGAGAATGCGGTGGAGAGCAGCAGCGACGCGGCTCCGCAGGCAGCGCGGGAGGAGCCCTCCGAGAGCGGCCTGGGCGTCGGGACCTCGGAGGCCGTGTCGGCAGACAGCAGCGACGCCGCCTCGGGCCCCGGCCCGCTTTCCGGGGTGGATGACTCGGGCGTGGGCCAGAGCTCCGACAGCAGCGGGGTCTCCCTG GAAGAGGTGTCGGAGAGTAGCTCAAGCACAGATGCCATTCCCCGGATTTACCTGCCAGATTCATCTTCTGTTGCCCAGTCCACCTTGGTCTCCAGTGTCTCCACTGTGAGCCAGTCCATCATGGTGTCAGAGTCCCCACAAGTCCTGGTTCACTCCAGCGTCATCACTGATGGAGCCACAATTGTGTCAGACTCCACTGCGTCCACTTCCTCGGACCTAGGTTCTGCCATTGACAAAATCATTGAGTCCACAATTGGACCTGACATCATCCAGA GCTGCATCGCTGTGACCAGTGCAGAGGATGGCGGGGCTGAGACTACGCAGTACCTCATTCTACAAGGCCCGGATGATG GTGCTCCCATGGTGTCCCAGATGGCCACTTCTGCTTTGGCCAATAGCTTGATGATAGAAGCTGTTGCTGATGGACCTACCTCCACGTGCCTTGACCAGCCCGGACCTTCAGACCCTTCTGAGCAGTTGGAAGTGCTGGAGCTACCCACACGGCCAGATCAGGCCCGAGAGGTGGATGGTGGGGAGGAGCTGGACCAGCCAGACATGGAAACCCTGGAAGAGATGATGGAGGTGGTTGTGGTGCAGCAGTTCAAGTGCAAGATGTGTCAGTACAAGAATGTCTCCAAGAAGACGCTAATTAACCACATGAAAGAGCGGCACTTCCAACCAG TGGGTTCAGCTCTGGCTTTGAAGAAAGGACGTCCACGGaaggggggatctgctccaaAGACTGCGGAGGAGGAGGTcccagaagaagaagaagatgaCGATATCATGGATGCTGGTGCTATTGATGACCCTGAAG AGGACAGTGACTATAACCCAGCTGAGGATGAGCCTCGTGGGCGACAGCCCAAGTACAGCCGCACTGTCCCCACATCCAGTGAGGAGAGGCCACGTCGACGCCCAGGGAGACCCCGCAAGTTTCCTCGTCTGGAGGACATGCCCCAGGATGTGCCTGAAG GAGGGGAGGTGGAGCCCTTAGTGACATCCCAAAGCACACCGAGCCGTGAGCTGCAGAACTCTGAAGCAGCCAGTTCCTCGTGCCTGGAGAACGGGACCAGTGAGAgcctggcagagcccagcaTCAGCCAGTCTGACTCCAAGAACAAGGACCCTTCCTCTAACACCGGCCCCGAGGAGGCAGATGTCATCCCCAGGAGGCGAGGGCGGCCCTCCCGCCGCTTCCTGGGCAAGAAATACCGCAAGTACATGGGGCGCAG GTACTACTACAAGTCACCCAAGCCCCTGATGAGGCCCTACCTGTGTCGGATTTGTGGCTCACGTTTCCTCACGCATGATGATCTGCGTTTCCATGTCAACTCACACGAAGCCAATGACCCGCAGCTCTTCAAGTGTCTCCAGTGCAACTACCGCTCCCGGCGCTGGTCCTCCCTCAAG GAACATATGTTCAACCATGTGGGCAGCAAGCCCTACAAGTGTGAGGAGTGTAATTACACCAGTGTGTACAAGAAGGATGTCATCCGGCACTCCACAGTGCACAGCCGGGACAG gaaaaagagagCTGATCCG ccccCAAAGCTGAACTCCTTCCCATGCCCTGTATGCAACCGTATCTACCCCATGCAGAAGAGGCTTACCCAGCACATGAAGacacacagcacagagaaaccaCACATGTGTGATAAG TGTGGAAAGTCCTTTAAGAAGCGCTACACCTTCAAGATGCACCTGCTGACACACATCCAGGCCATTGCCAACCGCAG GTTCAAGTGCGAGTTCTGTGACTACATCTGTGAGGACAAGAAGGTCCTGCTGAACCACCAGCTGTCACACATGAACGACAAGCCCTACAAGTGTAGCTTCTGCAAGTACTCCACCTTCCGGGAGGACTTCCTGGTCTCACACATGGCTGTCAAGCACACGG GAGGGAAGCCATTTGCTTGTGAGTTCTGTCACTTCACCACCAAGCACAAGAAGAACCTGCGCCTCCACGTGCACTGCCGCCATGCCGACTCCTTTGAGGAGTGGGCACAGAGGCACCCTGAGGAGCCaccctgccgccgccgccccttCTTCACACTGCAGCAGATTGaggagctgaagcagcagcacagccaggtgCAGGCCTCGGCTGAGCCAGAGGCCACCCCACCG gGGCATCTTGGCACTGTCACCTACCATGCGGTCCAGGCCGTCCTGGACACGGAGCCCCCCATCCTCTCGCAGGATTCCCTGGGAGGAGCCACCGTCATTTTTGAACGAG GTGTGGCTGGATCAGCAGAACTGGCCACGCAGACTGCCCTGGATCTCCTGCTGAACATGAGCACTCAGAGAGAGCTGGCCACGGGCTCACTGCAG gtggCAGTGGTGAAGCCAGATGATTCAGGAGAGGTTCGGGGCACCTGTGAGCCTCAGGCAcaggaggagggggcagagATGGACTctaaggagcagcagcagcagcagaaattgGTGACGCTGCACatggcagagcctggggagaCGCTGGTGCAGGAGGCTTACGAGGAGGCAACCCTGGGTGGCTCGGAGTTGCAGCAGATCACTATCCCCTTTGGCGGGACAACAGAGTACAGTATCATCACACCCATCAGTGAGGAGATTCAGGCTCCAGGCACGCTGTACAG CAGTGAGGAGGAGAGTCCTGCGGAGGCTTCCCACACGGTTGTGCTGAATGAAGCTGTGATGACAGAAGTTGCTCCGAAAGACCAAAACAATCACTATGTCATGTCATCTGGCATTCCGGGGAGCCAGTTCCATCACATTGAG CCCCTCAGCGGGGATGCTGCCTTTCCCTTGCCTGCGGAAGGCCAGGAGGCACAGCCCACCGGCATCAAATGGCCCCTGGTGCAGTGTGTCACCAGGCAGCTCCAGAAGGACTCATCTTTATCCCCAGCCTCCGAGGGGCAGGAAATCTCATCCCCAAAGGTCAAGTGGCCTGTGCTCCAAGGCATGGCCAAGAAGCTCTCATGCAAGGTTTCCACAGCCAAGAAGCTCTCGTGCAAGATTTCCACAGCCAAAAAGTTTTCATGCAAGATTTGCACAGCCCTGTTCACAGGGAGAGCAGAAATGGAGCGTCACAAGAGAGCCCACATTGGGCCCAGCACCTTCAAGTGTCCCGACTGTCCATTCACTGCAGCCCTCTGGCCAGAGGTTCGG AGCCACATGGTCCAACATGCCAGCCTTCGGCCACACAAGTGCGCCCACTGCAGCTTTGCCTCCAAGAACAAGAAGGACTTGCGCAGGCACATGCTGACACACACCAATGAGAAGCCCTTTTCCTGCCCCATCTGTGGACAGAG GTTCAACCGTAATGGGCACCTCAAGTTCCACATGCAGCGTTTGCACAGCTCAGAGGGGAAGAGGCCAGGGGTGCCCgcggctgctgcccagcagacCATCATACTGAACAGCGACGAGGACACACTGGCCACCCTGCAGA CGGCTTTGCAGTCTGGCCAGGCGGTGCTGGCTCCCGAGCGGCTGCAGCAGGCTCTAGGGCAGGAACACATCATTGTCGCACAGGAGCAGAGCATCACGAGTCAG GAAGAGGCTGCATACATCCAGGAGATCACAACTGCTGACGGACAGACAGTACAGCACTTGGTGACCTCTGACAACCAG GTTCAGTACATTATTGCCCAGGATGGCGTGCAACACTTGCTTCCCCACGAGTATGTTGTTGTCCCAGAGGGACATCACATCCAG GTACAGGATGGTCAGATCACGCACATCCAGTATGAGCAGGGCAGCCAGTTCCTCCAGGAACCGCAG TTCCAGTACATGCCTGTCTCACCTGAGCAGCAGCTTGTCACCCAGGCgcagctggaagcagctgcacACTCGGCTGTCTCAG cGGTGGCTGATGCTGCGATGGCCCAGGCGCAGGGTGTGTTCACCGCTGAGGCAACAGCTGAGATcgaggagctgcaggaggggatcCACTACGATGTCATCACGCTGACGGACTAG